Proteins from a single region of Fusobacterium russii ATCC 25533:
- a CDS encoding L-threonylcarbamoyladenylate synthase has protein sequence MEIRIKKFDELSEERKKYLEKEILKGELIIYPTDTVYGLGAIITNEKSLEKIYEVKTRNFSSPLIALVSSVKYIEKIAVLNQKEKKLVEELAKNFWPGALTIILNKKREVPSIMVSGGDTVGVRIPNLDLALEIIELAGGILATTSANISGEASPSSYEELSQTIKDRVDLLIDGGKCKIGEVSTIVDLTKAIPKILREGAISSKEIEKIIGRLEV, from the coding sequence ATGGAAATAAGAATAAAAAAGTTTGATGAATTATCTGAAGAAAGAAAAAAATATTTAGAGAAAGAAATTCTAAAGGGAGAGCTAATTATATATCCTACAGATACGGTTTATGGACTAGGAGCTATAATAACAAATGAAAAATCACTTGAAAAAATATATGAGGTAAAAACTAGAAATTTTTCATCACCTCTTATAGCTCTTGTGAGTTCTGTTAAATACATAGAAAAAATAGCTGTGTTAAATCAAAAAGAAAAAAAATTAGTTGAAGAGCTAGCCAAGAATTTTTGGCCAGGAGCCTTGACTATTATTCTAAATAAAAAAAGAGAAGTACCAAGTATAATGGTGTCCGGAGGGGATACAGTAGGAGTTAGAATTCCCAATTTAGATTTAGCTTTAGAGATTATTGAGTTAGCTGGGGGAATACTTGCCACAACAAGTGCTAATATTTCAGGAGAGGCAAGCCCTAGCTCTTATGAAGAATTGAGTCAAACTATAAAGGACAGAGTTGACCTTCTTATAGATGGAGGAAAATGTAAAATAGGTGAAGTATCAACAATAGTTGATTTAACAAAAGCAATACCTAAAATATTAAGAGAAGGGGCAATTAGTTCAAAAGAAATAGAAAAAATAATTGGAAGATTAGAGGTGTAA
- the alr gene encoding alanine racemase — translation MRTWVEINSENLKYNVKMLKKLSNDKDVLGVVKANAYGLGAVKIAKILNDIGVGFLGVANFEEALELRNAGIESKILVLGASFSEDFKEAEKEKDIHLSVSSFETLEFIKNKNLKLPIHLKIDTGMTRLGFNINDAKFAIDFCLENKLNLKGIFSHLSDTDLLTDESKDFTLEQIEKFKNIINNHNIEFIHISNSAGVTNFSEYIFGNLVRLGLGMYGFSGDTKDKRLKNVFTLKSKVIFIKETLEASFVSYGRTFKLAAGETYAVLPIGYADGMKKYLSKGSYVLINNIKCPIIGSICMDMTMIHIPKEKRENIKVGDTAIILNTDIIDSLNIPELCTWDIMTSLGRRVKRIFI, via the coding sequence ATGAGAACTTGGGTTGAAATTAATAGTGAAAATTTAAAATATAATGTAAAAATGTTAAAAAAATTATCTAATGATAAGGATGTCTTGGGAGTTGTAAAAGCCAATGCCTATGGACTGGGAGCTGTAAAAATTGCAAAAATTTTAAATGATATAGGAGTAGGGTTTTTGGGTGTTGCTAATTTTGAAGAAGCATTGGAGCTTAGAAATGCAGGAATAGAGAGTAAAATATTAGTTTTAGGTGCCTCTTTTAGTGAAGATTTTAAAGAGGCAGAAAAAGAAAAGGATATTCATTTGTCTGTAAGCTCATTTGAAACTTTAGAATTTATTAAAAATAAAAATTTAAAACTTCCTATTCATTTAAAAATAGATACAGGAATGACTAGATTGGGCTTTAATATTAATGATGCAAAATTCGCTATAGATTTCTGTTTAGAAAATAAGCTAAATTTAAAAGGAATTTTTTCACATCTATCTGATACTGATCTACTGACTGATGAATCTAAAGACTTTACTCTTGAACAAATTGAAAAATTTAAAAATATAATAAATAATCATAATATTGAATTTATACATATTTCAAATAGTGCGGGTGTTACAAATTTCTCCGAATATATATTTGGAAATCTAGTGAGATTAGGACTGGGCATGTATGGCTTTAGTGGCGATACAAAGGATAAAAGACTTAAAAATGTATTTACACTTAAATCAAAAGTTATTTTTATTAAAGAAACCTTAGAAGCATCTTTTGTTTCCTATGGCAGAACTTTCAAGTTAGCTGCCGGAGAAACTTATGCTGTCCTTCCTATAGGTTATGCTGACGGAATGAAAAAATACCTTTCTAAAGGTTCTTATGTTTTAATAAATAATATTAAATGTCCAATTATAGGTAGTATATGCATGGATATGACTATGATACATATTCCAAAAGAAAAAAGGGAAAATATAAAAGTGGGAGATACTGCAATTATTTTAAATACTGATATTATAGATTCCTTAAATATCCCGGAACTATGCACTTGGGATATTATGACATCTTTAGGAAGACGTGTAAAAAGAATATTTATATAA